A genomic stretch from Desulfotignum balticum DSM 7044 includes:
- a CDS encoding CHASE2 domain-containing protein, which yields MGVRSKLRTSHLVIVGGILALFLAAGWFDQPRPVVAFLEQKGLDLRFRLRGERPPTGQVVVAGIETRGIEAYGRWPWPRSVFAQLLVRLKDYGAQTVVFDLLFPEPEENRTRPVLESLQQSFVQLGLKNQDFPNQIFHDEMDQLLAESDNDALFSEALAWSGNGILGTAFEGIRDDRDFSASRSLVPTKKTRLLEPVPDLKNAARGLGFVNIFPDSDGTIRRVRLVNKDHLCLALAGAAHYLDTVVRAGDGRVVLTPRLPSADPDLPDQGILVPDAARSERRLATDGHGNVRLNFYGLDPGFDRVSIADIIDGAISPDRLAGKVVIVGAMATGIGDIWPTPLTSEIPGVFIQATLLDNILENRLLQTLPHMRWVKTGSILVLVLLPLGFMMLFTPMASLAAGVVLMGTYAAGVQYLFQTRDLVWPLMLPLGAGLTTVAALLITNFAAEIRQHRWVKTSFSRYLSPAVIDILIRHPDQLTLGGEEKELTVLMADIRNFTTLSESLSPSGLIELLNRYLGTLTDVILENGGTLDKYMGDAIMAFFGAPLDDTRHPQKACLTAIRMFERLEQLQAEWERQWVPILSLGMGLSTGQMVVGNLGSRRRFDYSVIGDNVNLASRLEGLCKIYGVKIIIPEQTRMHLDGAFVCRELDRVRVKGRQAPVTIYELIGQKKMGDPVFTWISHFENGLACYRNQDFGTAIRHFEDVLGAKPKDRPARLFITRCRTLIQAPETCSPLIETDEWDGVWTFTEK from the coding sequence ATGGGAGTCCGGAGTAAGCTGCGGACGAGCCATCTGGTCATTGTCGGTGGGATTCTGGCGCTGTTTCTGGCGGCGGGATGGTTTGATCAGCCCCGGCCCGTGGTGGCGTTTCTGGAACAGAAAGGGCTGGACCTGCGGTTCAGGCTGCGGGGAGAACGCCCCCCCACGGGGCAGGTGGTGGTGGCCGGGATCGAGACCCGGGGAATTGAGGCCTATGGCCGGTGGCCCTGGCCCCGGTCCGTGTTTGCCCAGCTGCTGGTGCGGCTCAAGGATTACGGGGCCCAAACCGTGGTGTTTGACCTGTTGTTTCCCGAACCCGAAGAAAACCGGACCCGGCCCGTGCTGGAATCTTTGCAGCAAAGCTTTGTCCAGCTGGGACTGAAAAATCAAGATTTCCCCAACCAGATTTTTCACGATGAAATGGATCAGCTCCTGGCCGAATCGGATAATGATGCTTTGTTTTCCGAAGCCCTGGCATGGAGCGGGAACGGGATTCTGGGCACGGCATTTGAAGGGATCCGGGATGACCGGGATTTTTCTGCGTCCCGGTCCCTGGTGCCCACAAAAAAAACCCGGCTCCTGGAACCGGTTCCGGACCTGAAAAATGCGGCCCGGGGGCTTGGATTTGTCAACATATTTCCGGACAGTGACGGCACCATCCGCCGGGTCCGGCTGGTGAACAAAGACCATCTTTGCCTGGCCCTGGCCGGAGCGGCCCATTATCTGGACACCGTGGTCCGGGCCGGGGACGGCCGGGTGGTGCTTACGCCCCGCTTGCCGTCCGCAGACCCGGACCTGCCGGATCAAGGGATCCTTGTTCCGGATGCCGCCCGTTCAGAACGCCGTCTGGCCACGGACGGGCACGGCAATGTACGCCTGAATTTTTACGGCCTGGATCCCGGATTCGACCGGGTCTCCATTGCAGACATCATTGACGGGGCGATTTCGCCGGACCGGCTGGCGGGCAAGGTGGTGATCGTCGGTGCCATGGCCACGGGCATCGGGGATATCTGGCCCACCCCTCTGACCAGTGAAATCCCCGGTGTGTTCATTCAGGCCACCCTGCTGGACAATATTCTGGAAAACCGGCTGTTGCAGACTCTTCCGCACATGCGCTGGGTTAAAACCGGATCCATACTGGTCCTGGTCCTGCTGCCCTTAGGGTTCATGATGCTGTTTACGCCCATGGCATCTCTGGCAGCCGGGGTGGTGCTCATGGGAACCTATGCGGCAGGGGTTCAATACCTGTTCCAGACCCGGGATCTGGTCTGGCCCCTGATGCTGCCCCTGGGGGCCGGGCTGACCACGGTGGCGGCCCTGCTGATCACCAATTTTGCCGCAGAGATCCGCCAGCACCGGTGGGTGAAAACGTCTTTTTCCCGGTACTTAAGCCCGGCCGTCATCGATATTCTGATCCGGCACCCGGACCAGCTCACCCTGGGGGGAGAGGAAAAAGAACTCACCGTTCTCATGGCGGATATCCGCAATTTCACCACCTTGTCCGAATCTTTGTCCCCTTCCGGGCTCATCGAACTGCTCAACCGGTATCTGGGCACGCTCACGGATGTGATCCTTGAAAACGGCGGCACCCTGGACAAATACATGGGCGATGCCATCATGGCGTTTTTCGGCGCCCCTCTGGATGACACCCGCCATCCGCAAAAAGCCTGCCTGACCGCCATTCGCATGTTTGAACGCCTGGAACAGCTTCAGGCGGAATGGGAACGCCAGTGGGTCCCGATCCTGTCTCTGGGCATGGGCTTGAGCACCGGGCAGATGGTGGTGGGAAACCTGGGTTCCCGGCGCCGGTTCGACTATTCTGTGATCGGGGACAACGTGAACCTGGCCTCCCGTCTGGAAGGGTTGTGCAAAATTTATGGGGTAAAGATCATCATTCCGGAACAGACCCGGATGCATCTGGACGGCGCATTTGTGTGCCGGGAGCTGGACCGGGTCCGGGTCAAGGGACGGCAGGCCCCTGTGACGATTTATGAACTGATCGGCCAAAAAAAAATGGGAGATCCGGTTTTTACATGGATCTCCCACTTTGAAAACGGCCTGGCCTGTTACCGGAACCAGGACTTTGGCACGGCCATCCGCCATTTTGAAGACGTCCTGGGTGCAAAGCCAAAAGACCGGCCCGCCCGATTGTTCATCACCCGGTGCCGCACACTGATACAGGCGCCTGAAACCTGTTCCCCGCTTATTGAAACCGATGAATGGGACGGGGTCTGGACTTTCACAGAAAAATAA
- a CDS encoding methyl-accepting chemotaxis protein produces the protein MKRLLEKGLSRCVCWLAVCGFFLIFQGTAGAVGSFATLKEFSGEVMIKNAEEWVAPEPGMSLYSGAKIVTKEGSALVQFKDGATMTVDPFSSIRAIDQIQATETAASDQMRIRKIRVMLGRTKYEEQPLADRQTRIEMPMAVAALRGTGGYFGADEGGTSQGELYEGNMETSGIFQELVPQILALENALNSPTWTASLNSADQADNPLSNVQEIQAEIRTFSANLDPQVQAQVMQALAVITPILQGIQQKIEKAQKAEAQKAAAQKTGSEDTRAQVKAISEKTSQTADTFVKTTQESTKADISLVLATIKGDQAGIALAQAAKDQNDRAVDLAGQAVDTAATAVELAGKATTDKQLAAAASVANTAGNTVDALAETVKTTNTSAMMVARDNQEGAAKMQGLAATTESTLAAAEKSTQSSQNAIVLAQNEDTADAAVQAARTAEDASSVVKDVAQSQSEAAQAVADDDPGADAAIENTRQQSQTIDNAIQSLDESIEQTNTLMPAEEPADEPAEEAVDEPEQEEAPAEEPAEETEPEQPLPPDEQEDDTDPPSPV, from the coding sequence ATGAAACGTTTGCTGGAAAAGGGATTGTCGCGATGTGTCTGCTGGCTGGCGGTCTGTGGTTTTTTTCTGATTTTTCAGGGAACGGCGGGTGCGGTCGGATCTTTTGCCACATTAAAAGAATTCTCAGGCGAAGTGATGATCAAGAATGCGGAAGAATGGGTGGCACCGGAACCGGGCATGTCTTTGTACTCCGGGGCAAAGATTGTCACAAAAGAGGGATCGGCCCTGGTTCAGTTCAAGGACGGGGCTACCATGACCGTGGATCCGTTTTCCAGTATCCGGGCCATTGATCAGATCCAGGCCACGGAAACAGCGGCATCGGATCAGATGAGAATCCGCAAGATCCGGGTGATGCTGGGGCGGACCAAGTATGAGGAACAGCCCCTTGCCGATCGGCAGACCCGCATTGAAATGCCCATGGCCGTGGCCGCGCTTCGGGGAACGGGGGGCTATTTTGGTGCGGATGAGGGCGGTACCTCCCAGGGCGAACTCTACGAAGGAAACATGGAAACTTCCGGTATTTTTCAGGAACTGGTTCCCCAGATACTGGCCCTGGAAAACGCATTGAATTCACCCACCTGGACGGCATCGCTGAATTCAGCAGACCAGGCGGACAATCCGTTGTCCAATGTTCAGGAAATCCAGGCGGAAATCCGGACTTTTTCCGCCAATCTGGATCCCCAGGTGCAGGCCCAGGTCATGCAGGCACTGGCCGTGATCACGCCGATCCTTCAGGGGATTCAGCAGAAAATTGAAAAAGCGCAAAAAGCGGAAGCCCAGAAAGCGGCGGCCCAGAAAACCGGGTCCGAAGACACCCGGGCTCAGGTGAAGGCGATCAGTGAAAAAACATCCCAGACCGCCGATACCTTTGTAAAGACCACCCAGGAATCCACCAAAGCGGATATCAGCCTGGTGCTGGCAACCATCAAAGGGGACCAGGCCGGCATTGCGCTGGCCCAGGCCGCCAAAGACCAGAATGACCGGGCCGTGGACCTGGCGGGGCAAGCCGTGGATACGGCTGCCACGGCCGTGGAACTGGCCGGCAAAGCCACCACGGACAAACAGCTGGCTGCGGCGGCATCTGTCGCTAATACGGCCGGCAACACGGTGGATGCCCTGGCTGAAACCGTCAAGACAACCAATACTTCGGCCATGATGGTGGCCCGGGACAACCAGGAAGGTGCAGCCAAGATGCAGGGCCTGGCAGCCACAACGGAAAGTACACTGGCTGCCGCTGAAAAATCCACGCAATCGTCACAAAATGCCATTGTGCTGGCCCAAAACGAAGACACGGCAGACGCAGCCGTTCAAGCGGCCAGAACAGCGGAAGATGCCTCCAGTGTCGTCAAAGACGTGGCTCAGAGCCAGAGCGAGGCTGCACAGGCCGTGGCTGACGATGATCCCGGCGCAGACGCCGCCATTGAAAACACCCGGCAGCAGTCGCAAACCATAGACAATGCCATTCAGTCTTTAGATGAAAGCATTGAACAGACCAATACGCTGATGCCGGCGGAAGAACCGGCCGATGAACCGGCTGAAGAAGCAGTGGACGAACCCGAACAAGAAGAAGCGCCTGCAGAAGAACCGGCAGAGGAGACGGAGCCGGAACAACCCCTTCCGCCGGATGAGCAGGAAGATGATACGGACCCGCCCAGCCCCGTGTAA
- a CDS encoding IS110 family transposase → MKNTITIGIDLGDKFHIAVVFDGEGNELETAQVTNTRAGVSKFFQPYKNARVAMEAGTHSPWISRLLGEMGLTVYVGNPRKLRFIWDSVDKSDARDARILGMVCRIEPRMLHPLKHRSSQAQADLASIKSRDILVKSRTQLINHVRGLVKANGERLPKCSTASFAKKCEPLVPPELRSALDAVFQTLFHLNERIKALDLQIEQLSMERYPETQYLRQVAGVGPITALCFVLTIEDPACFVKSRQVGPFLGLTPRRDQSGDTDKQLPITKAGNTYLRRLLVGSAQYIMGPFGPESNLRLHGMSIAARGGKNAKKRAVVAVARKLAVLMHRLWVTQDKYQPFYGMNKKAA, encoded by the coding sequence ATAAAAAATACTATCACAATTGGAATCGATTTGGGAGACAAATTTCACATAGCAGTGGTATTTGACGGTGAGGGCAACGAACTGGAGACTGCCCAGGTGACCAATACAAGGGCCGGTGTCAGCAAATTTTTTCAGCCGTACAAAAATGCCAGGGTGGCCATGGAAGCGGGTACTCATTCTCCATGGATCAGCCGTCTGCTGGGCGAGATGGGGTTGACCGTCTATGTTGGTAACCCCCGCAAATTAAGATTCATCTGGGACAGTGTTGATAAATCCGATGCCCGTGATGCCCGGATCCTGGGCATGGTCTGCCGGATAGAACCCCGGATGTTACATCCGTTGAAACACCGCAGCAGCCAGGCACAAGCGGACCTGGCATCGATCAAGTCTCGTGATATACTGGTCAAGAGCCGCACCCAGCTGATCAACCATGTCCGAGGGCTTGTCAAGGCCAATGGAGAGCGTTTGCCCAAATGCAGTACCGCCAGCTTTGCCAAGAAATGTGAACCCCTTGTACCCCCTGAGCTTCGATCTGCTCTGGATGCTGTGTTTCAAACGCTCTTTCATTTGAACGAACGGATAAAGGCGCTTGATCTTCAGATTGAGCAGCTGAGTATGGAACGGTATCCGGAAACCCAATATTTACGTCAAGTAGCCGGAGTTGGTCCGATCACCGCGCTGTGCTTTGTGTTGACCATTGAAGATCCCGCATGCTTTGTCAAAAGCCGTCAAGTAGGGCCTTTTTTGGGGCTGACCCCACGACGGGATCAATCCGGAGATACAGACAAACAGCTTCCCATTACCAAGGCAGGAAACACTTATCTGCGCCGGTTACTGGTGGGCAGCGCCCAGTATATTATGGGGCCGTTCGGGCCGGAGAGTAACCTGCGCCTGCATGGGATGTCGATTGCCGCCCGGGGAGGCAAAAACGCCAAGAAACGGGCGGTGGTTGCAGTGGCCAGGAAGCTGGCGGTGCTGATGCATCGACTGTGGGTCACCCAAGACAAATATCAACCGTTTTATGGCATGAACAAAAAAGCGGCATGA
- a CDS encoding type II toxin-antitoxin system Phd/YefM family antitoxin — MEVINIFDAKNKLSKLISDIETKNTSYLICRNGKPVAEIVAHKAKNRLKGSPELHVDINGALFDDDMSGDFECLQ; from the coding sequence ATGGAAGTGATAAATATTTTTGATGCCAAGAACAAACTTTCCAAACTGATATCCGATATTGAAACAAAAAACACATCTTATCTGATATGCCGCAATGGAAAACCCGTTGCTGAAATAGTCGCACACAAGGCCAAAAACCGGTTAAAAGGCTCTCCCGAACTGCATGTTGATATAAACGGGGCGCTTTTTGACGATGATATGAGCGGAGACTTTGAATGTCTGCAATAA
- a CDS encoding type II toxin-antitoxin system VapC family toxin, which produces MSAIMLDTCGLIWLVNGGGRISQDTLKSIEQTDIVYVSAATALEVGYKAAVKKLELPMDVEKWYEKVLSIHDLVEIPVTGKIALFSASLPPVHKDPADRIIIATAILNRLPVVTHDTRFSQYSVEVLR; this is translated from the coding sequence ATGTCTGCAATAATGCTTGACACCTGTGGATTGATCTGGCTTGTAAACGGAGGCGGCAGGATTTCACAAGACACATTGAAATCAATTGAACAAACAGATATTGTCTATGTAAGTGCCGCAACCGCGTTGGAAGTCGGATACAAAGCAGCTGTAAAAAAACTCGAACTGCCCATGGATGTGGAAAAATGGTATGAAAAAGTCCTTTCAATCCACGACCTTGTTGAAATACCGGTAACCGGTAAAATTGCATTATTTTCAGCCTCACTCCCGCCTGTTCACAAAGATCCGGCCGACAGGATCATTATCGCCACTGCCATTTTAAACCGTCTTCCTGTTGTAACGCATGACACCAGATTCAGCCAATATTCAGTTGAAGTTCTCAGGTAA
- a CDS encoding DUF4926 domain-containing protein — protein sequence MKPVLFEEVVLAKDFPDKKLKKGDIATVVEHHPVSDGEDGYTLEVFNALGDTITVITVAESAIDPLTENDVLTVRSMVAA from the coding sequence ATGAAACCTGTATTATTCGAAGAAGTTGTGTTGGCAAAAGATTTTCCTGATAAAAAATTAAAAAAGGGTGATATTGCTACTGTTGTCGAGCATCATCCTGTTTCCGATGGTGAAGATGGCTATACCTTGGAAGTTTTTAATGCACTTGGGGATACCATAACCGTCATAACAGTAGCTGAATCGGCAATTGACCCGTTGACTGAAAATGATGTGTTAACGGTCCGTTCAATGGTTGCAGCCTGA
- a CDS encoding DUF6883 domain-containing protein has translation MMKLPENTLIASEKLTHYLLTSKKRNDKSQWLSKAGYTHENWRVLKNDLKKLIRSTEAMPIENSEYGQIYEIRGEISGPNGNSLDVCTIWMTEFATGITKFITMYPDKRR, from the coding sequence ATGATGAAACTTCCTGAAAACACATTAATTGCCAGTGAGAAACTGACACACTATTTGCTGACTTCAAAGAAACGGAATGATAAATCGCAATGGCTTTCCAAAGCAGGCTATACCCATGAAAATTGGCGGGTATTGAAAAACGATTTAAAAAAGCTGATACGATCAACCGAAGCGATGCCAATTGAGAATTCGGAATATGGTCAGATTTACGAAATCAGAGGTGAAATAAGCGGCCCTAACGGAAACAGTCTGGATGTATGTACAATCTGGATGACTGAGTTTGCGACAGGCATCACAAAGTTTATCACCATGTATCCTGACAAAAGGAGATAA
- a CDS encoding O-antigen ligase family protein, protein MKGFAHKRLVGYLLAGIVVTAAIVMASTPLVQRIMTLTQGDMEDNITHRLNLWEGTRHMIADNPAAGTGPGTFETAYPPYQQPGYTVLARYAHNDYLQFTAEAGLRSFR, encoded by the coding sequence TTGAAAGGGTTCGCCCACAAGCGGCTGGTGGGATATCTGCTGGCCGGTATCGTGGTGACGGCCGCGATTGTGATGGCCTCCACCCCCTTGGTACAACGTATCATGACCCTGACCCAGGGGGACATGGAAGACAACATCACCCACCGGCTCAATCTCTGGGAAGGCACCCGGCACATGATCGCGGACAACCCGGCCGCCGGCACGGGCCCGGGAACCTTTGAAACAGCGTATCCCCCATACCAGCAGCCCGGCTACACAGTCCTGGCCAGATACGCCCACAATGATTATCTCCAGTTCACCGCCGAAGCCGGCCTCCGCTCCTTCCGCTGA